The Anomaloglossus baeobatrachus isolate aAnoBae1 chromosome 7, aAnoBae1.hap1, whole genome shotgun sequence sequence tgatagcgtcaAGATTGTTcaattaaaatgtggtagtaaaaattgagaggtggtgtagattgcagaggtggtctagctttattgacagctgaagatatAACAATGACtatccttgacaatgcaactaTTGCCCTacaactgtcagcactgtttgctaaaaattaGCATAgcgaaatgtgctggagggtagaatgcagaggtggtgggacttgcttggcacaagtgggacacaaatggagtacaacagccactttttggatgccactaagtttctgctgtgtttgctagtataatagcttagtaaaagtgagcagaagggttcaatgcagaggtgctggagattgcttggcatcaataatggagtacaacagccactctttggatggcactaactggcagcactctgcaattaaaatggctttgcaataaagggcaggagggtacagtggccgggttgtggttcagtgtagaggaaaggaagcctcactttctatccctcctaatggtgaaatgcagcaagtagtccctgagcttagctacacagacgctgttatctgtaactgttaaaaactgtttccacggacctgactgtcacctatggctctgagcctgctgtaattagcccttaaaagggctgaaagaaacttctatccctattctgtatagcgctgtgtgtagaacgtacacagcaggatcggcgacaggagctgcgtcagcggtgactgtcacccagatgcagaaggcagataatggcgtccagacgggaaaatggctgtatttataatgcaaggacatgtgacatggagcgcctatgacacatgcccttgcttgtctggcaaaaagtccacttagctgtgtgtgtgtctgggattggctgacatgctggcccgccccactacgtgcgcgtttagggaaggaagaagaaaaaaaaaatggcgatcgccattatccgagcagcagtgatctgaacgcgcagcccccgcacactatacgctgaaatttcataatagtgtgagtcacagagtgacttacactattacagtgaaaagccagctagtaattgactcgcccaccccagggctatgggacacccggtgccgggccggattagtccggtggtagtcagtggtggctgggcccggctccgtggccctggtgggtgtcagtaaaatatgtggcttgcttattaatggttgtgttcgtgacgccacctgtggtatgcggctattaagccgccgctgctgtgtgaggcctccaggatggtgttatggcagcaatggtggtactgctccccacaggtggagcaatccccgttgcacagttggtgcttgtgagtgtctatgcagctgaaataacagagaccacttcaagggtgcagttcaagttctttactcacacttcttgtcacagctgtagggacccttggactgctgggaccaccgtcagggacctccgccgtttctgggtgattctgagagtaaaagccggtacccttctcttagtgtctctttcttctgctgtcttccttagccttgcctttgttaggatggacctggcttggcctccactacagcctccaggctggggggtcacctgtcggctgattaccccttttctggaagtctgctatgggttctggccctgggagtttacaaccttccctgggcctcggtttttactgtttggagatgattttgcactcctccagtctctagggaccgtcccctgtcgcagcttaatccctccaccgatgttattgtggaacaggccaccgcagcctgcaactacccgtggcgcctctaggacctctccttggttcctctaggactgcccgtggtacctccaggactacccgtggccctgtgactccttctgtctcctacgtggtgtcacctggacctctgggtcccaggatcttcaccaggaagcgtctccttctgtttctctgctcctgtctgacttggagcttcctttccttctttcttcctttctttcttgtctttcttttctcctccttgcctgccaccagccggcctcctcctccctcctttctctcgttcttcttctccaactacatgctggctctctcactccctgaggtagactaactaaacttgaccttcctccctttgtctgctctcagatggctcctcccacctccccagttgctaagctgtaccctataggagcagggatgggtcttacgacccctcccagcatgcagcatgggggggtaactgccactttccctggtcccagtatgtacctaacaatgggtgtagtgtggatttaccaggggaccagagttcactctcttcctctctcagaatggggcatcacaccgctggatggggtgcaatgacctgtggcgacggaagcctcaggggcgccacataattagcttggctttttgctgatagaaccgttctcgaacgtaattcgagctatcgagcttttagcaaaaagctcgagttctagttcgatctagaacagcccccaaaatcactcgaatatgaaattggcgaacctcgaaccttgaacatcgctcaactctagttatgaccgAGCCCTTTGTATTCTGTGGTGGGAACCCGATCCATAAAGGCCGTGctacaaaacatctgagtggggcgCACACTCCTATCTAATGCATGTCCTACATATGGCCGTGGGGAGTAACCATTTGTTCTCCTTTTTCCAGTGCTGAAAGTTTACTCACTACAGAGCGATATGCGGAGATAGAACCTTTCATCCGAGAAGCCCACAAAATCACAGGTAAAATCTACAAGACTCCCACACAGATCTCCGCAGGAGTCCTGAATGGTGAAGGGGGCCTTATGGATGTTTTAGCACTGCATTACTGGGCGGTTATATTAATAGTCACTTTCCTATTTTTTCTGTCTTTATAATTCACGCTTTCTAAATATATTTCTTGTAGATATTTATCCCATCATCGTCCTGACGAAGGTCACAAGTCGTACAACTATGGTGGCCGACTGTCATCCCTTATTTAAGAATTTTGGAGCAATCAAGATCTTCCAGGTAGAAAATTACACGGTGGAAAAACATGAGCACAATCCCCAGACACAGGCGGAAATCCTGAGATTCCTGGACACCTGTCTGCACGAGGCGGAAGAAAGTGTGAGGAGGGCGACAAAGGATCCTCAGATCGAGTATGTGCGTCATGCCATGGACCAAGTTTACCACATACTAGAGAAAGAACAAGAAAAGCATGAGAACAAAATAAGGGAAATGGAAGAAAAGTTGGAAAAAAACAAAGAGGAACAAAGACAAATAGTAAACATATATAAAGATAAAGATAAAGAGCTGCAGGACCTCAGAAAGAGGAGGAAATCCAAGTGTAGTGTGATGTGAGCCGatatatcctctatatactgcaccatacagggcacatcctctatatactgcaccatacagggcacatcctctatatactgcaccatacagggcacatcctctatatattacaccacacaggacacatcctctatatactacatgaCATAGGGCACatcatctatatactacaccacacaggacacatcctctatatactacatgacacaggacacatcctctatatactgcaccatacagggcacatcctctatatatgctacaccacacaggacacatcctctatatactacatgaCACAGGGCACatcatctatatactacaccacacaggacacatcctctatataatacaccacacaggagacatcctctatatactacatgaCACAGGGCACATCctt is a genomic window containing:
- the LOC142246472 gene encoding uncharacterized protein LOC142246472; its protein translation is MALSVTDDALLQTIHLYSTQPGKEQLNLQLFGMPGHGKSSLINTCLHIVQRGAFMNVAGSGKSNYPITMERKEYELTPKVFITDNRGVSKMSPEEQDEMAAQMGQMRSNNMVKWDRSFREKLDLIHRQYSDRPKEITVPVFVYSAESLLTTERYAEIEPFIREAHKITDIYPIIVLTKVTSRTTMVADCHPLFKNFGAIKIFQVENYTVEKHEHNPQTQAEILRFLDTCLHEAEESVRRATKDPQIEYVRHAMDQVYHILEKEQEKHENKIREMEEKLEKNKEEQRQIVNIYKDKDKELQDLRKRRKSKCSVM